The following DNA comes from Coffea arabica cultivar ET-39 unplaced genomic scaffold, Coffea Arabica ET-39 HiFi ptg000103l, whole genome shotgun sequence.
CACCAATATCTGAACTTGGTCCAGATGCATTGCTGGAGCCTATGGCTGTAGATGAGTTCCATAAGTTGTTGAGTAAAAAGAATTTAGGCATCAAGGCTCTTTTACTTGATCAGGTTAAAAAGTTTGCTTTCAGCTTGAGATTCAGAATAATAGAGAATGACAATAATCCTGGATACGTGTGATTGTTTGCTTTGACATTGTTTTATCATTATGAAATACTTGTTATATTTTTGTAGTGGGTTAATTATTTGAATTACCCATAAATGGTCTCCATCTTGACTAactgattttttattttctggATACTGATGAAATTGATGCTGAAGTAGTTAATGGAATGCATATTTTTGGCTTCTGCACCCCTCTGGTCACTTGTGTGGACCTTTTAAGATTGTGTAACAGAAATGTTGATTGGACTACTATTTGGCCTCTAATCTGCCAATACACATTACCTTGCAACTTaagatggttgatatttttgggATACTGTTTCATTGTGTCTTGTTAGAGTTTGTAGTTAGAAGATTCTTAAAGTAAATGACAAATGTGGGTGTTATTTAGTAAAGCAACTGAATTTTTGGAGACTTGCTTCCCATTGTAGACTCCTGGTTAATCTATCATATCCCCAAAAATTTGGTTACGAGGAAGATGGACTTACAGTGAAAAACGTATTTAGAAAATAGAGAGAGCAGGGGGTGCTTTTTTACGAGGATGTTATGGTCATTCTAGTCTTGGGGGACAAACATGTTTATAAGATGATTTAGTGGGATTTGATTAATATCTTACATTTCACTATTGAATGTTCTTTGTAATGCTCGTATTCTAGCTGTGCAGATGCAGTTTGTTCGGTGTATGATGAGAATGGTTAATGCTGTTTCAACGTATCTTTAAAACATGTCTAGTGAATGTAATTATTCTCTTTTCAACTGGTAGATGTTTGAACTGCTTTGTCTCAGGGTTTTATCTCAGGAATTGGCAACTGGGTTGCTGATGAAGTTCTATATCAGGTGAGTGTCTATCATTTTTGTCAGTTCATTGGGATTTGGTTCTAACCTTAGGTTGCATATATTTACTCTGGAACGTTTTTTGTGCATGACATCCCTCTaggaaaataataaagaaaattttaggCATAATAGAATCATGTACAAGTgtgatttctttgttttctgtTTCTCTTTTCTGATAATGCTCTTTTAAGATGAGAATTTTCTACATATTCCAGTTAAGTTTCTgctaattgttttgaaatttgaacTGCATATTCATGGCTTTAGTACATATTATTTTTTTGGCCGTATAgtgggagtttttttttttattcattatttatttttttctgtgTGTCTATTTGTGAACAGGCTAAAATTCATCCCCTGCAAAGTGCTTCCAGCATGTCCATAGAAGTCTGTGGAACATTGCTCAATTGTATTAATGAGGTGACCATCCAATgtcacaagttttttttttttttaatttttttcttttctattttgatAGGTTGTTTCATTGAGAATTCATTATTCATGTCGTGCTATGGAGACTATACTTCTAGGTTATACAATTTGCTGTACAAGTTGATGCTGACTGCGGTTCTTTCCCTCGTCAATGGTTGTTTCATTATCGGTGGGGGAAAAAGCCTGGAAAAGTTAAGGGTGAGATAATTTAAGAGTATGCATCATCTTGACAATACATTCCATTTACAGGTGATTGGAAAGGCTATTGAAGTCGGGGCAGATAGTAATCAGTTTCCCAGTAATTGGATATTCCATTTCCGGGAAAAGAAGCCTGGCAAGGCTTTTGTTGATGGTTTGACTCCTGACTGATGTGGTATCTTGTGTGTGTCATCGATAAATGCTTATTGTGCTTTAACGTGTTGGGATAAGCCACAACTTTTCAAGATATTGATATTACACTACTTCCAGTTTAAGCCCTGTGTAATAGAAGGCTAACCAAAGGAAAACTTTGACTAGAGGCCCTGAATTGTGGCACATCACTGTTGTGCcacaatttttctatttattcttCTTGAATTCCTGATTATAGTAGTGAGTAGAGAGTAGTTTTTTCTTTAATCCAAGCATGCGTtgatttggaaaacaaaagtgGGATTTTTAGATTTGGTCTTGTGCGTCTATTACCATACAATCTTTAGCTGTTTTGAGTGGTGTACCGTTgggataataataaatttctcTTTATGCCAGGGAAGAAAATTGAGTTTATCAATGCTGGTGGCAGGGTATGTTTCTTGCAACTTGTAGATTATGATATTCTTGTATCTTATCTGAAGCTGCCTGCTGCTTTTACCTCAGACGACAGCTTACGTGCCAGAACTTCAAAAACTCAGGGGAGCACAAGCTGCAAAAGAAGCAAGTAAACCACAGAAAAGCTCAGctaaaaacaccaaaaattctaaaaaaggTGTTGGTAGTGatgataatgatgatgatgaaccAGAAAGGGAGGAAGATGCAAAAACTAGAAAATCCAAAGTGATAGGAGGGAAAAAGGCTGCTAGAGGTACAAATGCCCCTGTGAAAGCGAAGCCCAAGAAAAGTCCCAATGTGGCTGATGATGATTCCAATGATGATAATGATGGTGACGATGGCGATGAAGatccaaagaaaaatggaaataagAAACTTACTGCAAGAAGTATGCCCAAGGGAAGCTACAAAGATGATAGTGGAATTGAGTTCAAGAAAGATACAGGGAAAAATTCTGCTAGGAAAAGAAAGCCAGTTGAAAGTGACGATGACAAAAATTACGATGGGAatcagaaaaatggaaaagaaaccAAGGCTCAGAAGGCACCCAAGGAAAAGGTTGATACCAGTCAGACAAGGAGGTTGACCAGGAAGAAAGTATAAGAGTTGCTGATGCATTCGTCACTTGTGACTTGTCTATACTCCCTACCCTTATTCTGAAACAATAGGAATCAGGTACCTGGCATGGTATTGTTGCTTTTTGTAAGGAATTTACGGTGCCTCAAACCTGTTGTAATTCCCTTCATGCTCGCTTTAGTTTTGATCTCTCGTAGAAACTTTGATGATTAAGTTTCTGTAGGAAGTTGTTGATGTTCCTTTTGGGTGATTGGCAATTTAGCTAATTCAATGAAGCCTTAAGTTGGACCTTGCCAACAGTTATAACTGTGAATCCCAAAGCTATTAGCTAAGAATCCATTTGATTTGTGTTTGATCTTTTGATGTTAAATTTAGAATTGTGGTAACCAATAGAGTACATTTCCccaagtagtttccaaggtTCAGTAACATCATAACATGTGGGCTTGTCGTTGATGTACGCAATGGGTTGGCTCCTCGCGGTTCAGAAGAATATTCTCAAGGCATCAACAACTTTCTCTGGCCTGTTAATGGTAAAACAGCAATAAAAACCAAGCACGTAGCGGGAATTTTGTTGAGTAAAGAGTTTTGGGTTTTATACCAGTCCTCTTGCGGCATATGACCTGCACCTTCAATTAACTCAAGCTTGACAACCTCGGGATTTCCTTTCTGGAATTCTTCTGCCACTGATTGAGGAAGATACTTGTCCGATATTCCCCAGGCAACTAAGATTGGTTTATCCCACCTGTAATCAGTATGCAGATCATTCCAGTGTCAAAACCTCAACAAGAGCAGTGCTAACAGCCTTAAACAACAAAAGCTATCAGTATAAGATTTGAAAATTTGCTGTGGAAAGGTTTCGTTTGATAACATAAGAATCAACCACTTTCAGAATTGCAGGCCCAATCAGCTGTAGTGTATATGATTATTGCTGAATAATTCTATGCGGTTTTGCAGCACCGAAAGTTCCCCTAACACTTTTGCTTCAGCCTATTAGTTActcaaaaacatgattttgcaCTTCACTTCAGAAACATGCTTGGTTTAATTCATTGTTAGCTACATTCAGCTGCAATGACTTCTCCACCTGAAGGTATACTTTACAGGTAGGTATACATAGCGTACAAACATAACAGGGATTTGCAACTCCTGTTAACACTATTAcaaattaaatacataaatttaCCTTCCTGAAGCAAGCCCACATGAAATTTCACCCAACAACTCATTGAAGTTCACTTTTTTTGCTGCTTCAAGCAGTGCTGGAAACCAAAACATACAAGAGAACATTACTACTAGAGGGTATCTCGGAGGAAACCATttttgctccaaaaaaaaaaagttgctttTTAGTGTCACAGCAACAGTGAACTGAGAAAGACTAGCTGGTAATCCAACATGTTCATTTTCAATAAAAAGAGGAAGCATGATGATTAGAGTGAAAACCAGACCAAATCCGGGTCCGCTGCTTGACAAATATGGTAATCTGTACACCTCAGCCTTCTCCAGCTTCAAAACATAACTGCCATGAAAGCCGGTCTCGtgtttaaaaaaacaaaagagcaCAAAATGAATCAAGAAAAATGCGAAGATCTAGTTAGTTTTGGAAGCCTAGAAAGGCAAAGGCACAGTGTTTCCAGTTTCATAATGCTTATGTGTATAACTTACATGAATTTTGGATGTTCTGTTGGACATTATATGTGTAACGCAAGATGGCCAGAGCAAATTCTTATCCCATTAGAGCTGGTTTATCTTCTGTTTTGATTTGTGATATTTTTCTGAGATTACAGGTTCAAGTTTCAACTTACTCTACCATACAAAGTTACAATCTATCTCACTGTAGTTCAATAAGTAGTATCCATAATGTTACTTCCAGAACAAATTCCAGATACATACGCGCTACCTGCTTCAATAAATCTCTCAGCCATAATAGCATTCTGGCAAGTGAACTCACCCAAGAATGGAATCCTATAGATAACAAAGATAGTGGAAAGAAACGGTAATGTAAGCATACTTTCTAAGAACATATTATATAAGCTTTAGTGGCGTATAATACAGAATTAAGACAACATAGTATATCATACTTTGAATAGCAAACAAGATCCTCGAGAAAAAATATGGCAGCATCTCTGTTTCTTATGATGTTCATTTCTTCATCAGCATAAGTATTGGCAATCAAACCGTGGATAAACCATTTGTAGAATATTAAGGAAACAAGTCAACCACTTTCTTCAAATTGTGGATTATAAGCCGAATGAAAGAAAATGGCCATGAGACATGAAAGCATATCATCAACAAAAGCTCTCTATGACATAGCCTTTATACTTTTTTCCGATGTAGAAGAAAAGAGAGTTTCCACATCAGCCTGTTGCTTTTGATGCTTGACGTTAAAAGTAAAAGGGCAGTTATCAACTGTTTTCAGATTGACCTCTCCACTTCTCTCCTTTCCATTTCACCAAGAACAAGAAGCATGGATCAATACAGTCAAACAACATACTGAGGGGTTCAATTAACATGTCCATATGGTCAGAAAGTACGTCACTGTCTAATTTTCTTCCAAAGTGTCACTGCATCAGACGCAGGTATACGTGGAATGTTTAGCCAGACAATATGCTGCTTCTGAGTTTCCTATAATTACTTTTTGGGTGTATCTAACGAGAAATCTGGAAGCAGATGCTTCCAAGAATTAGTAATGTCAATTATTCTGAATTAACTGCTTTTAACTGTTATACAGTAGGATGACTTCATGAAAATCCATGTCTCAGTTGAAACATACAAAAGATGTATAATATTACTGAAGTCAACTCACTAAACTTCTGTTTGAATATGCTACAGAGGGGGATGCCGGGGAAAgggaggggggagggggggtCACATATGCATATTATCTTCCAAACCTAAACAAATTAGTGGTTAACCATAGTGACTTAATCCCCCAAAAAAGAAGCTCGAACACAACATGTTATGAGAGATTCAAAGAAGACAATATTCGTTGACGCACTAGATAGCTTCTCAAACTAATTGAGTAAAATCAACATCTCCAGATTTATATATGAAGAATATAATTTGAGTCATCAATTTTTAACGAAGTTACTGCTTGATGAATTTACACCAATGCTCAACACTTAAAAATTAAACCTGAGCTGCTTAAAGAGTCCAGGAATAGGAGATGAAACTGTCAATGGAGTGTTCAGAATTGCCAACTTTGAtattttattttggttctttAAAGCCCAAGTCAATCCATAAGAACCTACAAGGAATCCCTGCACAAAAATGATAATAGGAGAGTTTAGAAATGTGATTTGACTACCGCTAGATCATGATATTCATACATCACGGCAAATCCTGCAACTCTTGAGCAATCAAAACTTGCAGTGTAGGATGTACATTAAAAACTAAATATCAAACAATTTTTTGAGGGTACGTGTTGCTTTGCATGTACCAATAAGAATATCACTTCTATAGATCTTTAGCTTGATGAAACCTTTTCTAACCTGAACAACGAGGAAAAATGGAGATGTGACCCCAAGGACATCTAGTAACTTATCAAATCCGTCATGGAACTCTGTTTCTGTCACAATGAATTTCTCATAATCTCAGAAACGAAGCAATAGCGCCACATAAAATTCTTCTCTAATACTGTCAGATCTGAATCTTTGCAAAATTTACCAACCAGTGTAATCAAAACCATATCCAGGCTGTGGCTTGTCACTAAACCCAAATCCTATCCAGTCTGGTGCAAAGCAGTGAAACCCAGAATCTGCCATCTGGTAAACAAAGATGTTAGTCACAGATTAACACAGATGAAATGATAAACCACCATGTAAGATGGTGCCAACAATAAATGGATAAATACTTGATCAAACATGTATACTTTTACCAATGTAGCACTGTAGTGTTTTCTGATTGCTAACCGTGCattcttttgtaattttctttttccttttgcatTATCAGATTTATAAGTTCACTAAAGTActacaaaatttttcttctctaGAGTCAATACTTTTTGTTGCTTTAGAAATGTGCCAAGTTCTCAAAGACATGTACAGGCGCAAAACAGCTGGCTAACTCAAAACTATAAAAGTGAAATAAagaggaaaattggaaaaaggcaaaaaatttAAGCTGCAGTAGCATCCTGGTTTTCTGATTGCACAGAGTTCGATACAACCTTAGGTTTAGCTTAGAGAGGAAGCTGACCTGAGACATGACATTACGATAGCTATAAGATTGTGTTGGAGCCCCATGAAGAAACACAATGGTTCCACGTCTGCTTGCAGCTGACCCTGCAAAGGGCAGACAGATTTTCTTGAGTCCTGTAGAAGAAAATAACCAACAGCAGCAAAATGCATAGTTGACCTGTTtctctcacaaaccatcttagCCCTCCAGATTGGATGTATGAGCCATATTCCCTTCCTTTGTCTTCTATTCTCTGTAAACAGGAGTACAAGTACATTAACCCCTGAATGCCAAATAATCACATCACACTGAATGAAGCATTTCTCTACAAACTGGAAAGACGATGCAGATATCTCCCTTCCACACCTTAACCTTTCTCCCAGGAAGCATCTTCTTAAACAGAAAATATAATTCGAAtgcagaaggaaaaaaaatcagcaaGAAGATTAATAAGGAGTTACTGTCCAATGCAGTTTTTCTTGTTCACTTTTGTCTTTGGGATCACCTTGCGCAGCAAGCATGACATTGTGGATGCTGCATAAGTTTTGTCCTTCTAAAATGAGATATAGATTGATAAGCTCAAGTCCTTAAGTGGTGATTTCTACTCAGGTTGCACTCGAGGTGCTTCAGCTTTAATTCGAAAGGCCAACAAGTTTTTGTTTCCCTTTCAAACAAACATTAGAGAGAGATTTACAAACAATAAAATTGCACAATTCACAAGACTCCAACAATCCTAGCTAGCTCAAGGTTCTACATGGAAATTTCAATGTAAAGATCTTGATTGGCAGCGTCTAATCTTTTGCCGACATGACAGTTTTTATGCTCACATCGAAGTCCACTGTAACTTTCTAAAAAGTGGGGCAGAGACAAGATTTCAGCTGTTCAAGTTGCTAAAGCGGGGAAGACTGCTAAGTTATTAGGGCATAGGCATTAAGGCATTCATCGAAAATGCCAAAACAAACGTAAATTACAAATAACTACTAGGATGTGCATACACATTTTAAGATACAAAGGCCAAAAAGACTGCTGTAGTATTGACAGCAAAGCTGATCGGAGTTGCTTACGGAAAGCATTTGGCCGACATTGCCGTCCTCGGCAGGGGATTCAGGGAGTTGAATAGCACTCTTACTGGAAGGATTATCGGTGACAAATCCAAAAGGGTTGAATGCTGGCTTGTCattgtcctccttttctgaagCTTTGGCAAAGATTTTAGGAaaccttggttttcttttgcttcTACTAGTCCAAAATCCATGGACATGTCCAGCGGTGCTGTTGAACCGCGAGGAAGATGAGGAGGTGGAGCAAGATGAGGAAGCTTGGAAGTTCAGGCGAGTAGGTGGAGGAGGAGACCCCAGAAAGAAGGCCATTTGATAATATGAGGTTGAGAGAGTGGAGGGAATTTTGAGCATAACCAACACCACTGACTACTTAATCTGCCTTttcaaacttttgaaagctCCACCTCATACTATTGAAGTTCTCACAAAAAAGTGGTATCTTTTGATTGATTTCACAGTGCCCCCTAAGGAAGTTAGTGAATATTTTGAGGAAAGATGCTTTGCTATATGTCCTAAATCATACAATAAATCATAATTGATTGATTAGTCAATGTGGATATTTCATGATGATATGTCATTGGAATCAATATAAATCAAAGAATTTGGTTTGCAAGAACTGAAATTCCACTGGCAATGATTTCTTCAAATATGCTAATTGTTCAAATCTCACTTATATGACAAGATAATGAGGTGGATTGTCCTTgtatcaaaatcaaattcaaactaaacaacaaatttAATATCCCTAAAGTGCATGAGCAGATATAAGTAAATCTTTTATTCTATTAGATTAGACGCAAAGTGGTTAATCGTgttttataattatatttcatTGCATATTATACATAAACATCACTCTCTTCATGcttgtaattttttatttgtttaattattttagcTTTTTATGTGtctttgttatatatatattagtaatTTTAGAGAAACAATGTTCTAATTGCCAAAGAAGAGATAATTTAATCATTATAGATGATTGCATTATGCTTAATATTTTTTCTTCTCTCACCACATTTTTGAGCATATTATTACCAACTTTTTGTTATTATGTCTAGATCAATCAATTTACCTCTTTATTTGTTACCACTACTTCCAATATAAGACCCTAACGCTTTGACGATGTTCCAATTCTACTACTTCTTGCTCTAAATGTGTTCATTTACTCTGCTCTAATGCTTCGGCCTACGCTTTCCGTAAAACCAACAAAATACAAGGGCCAATAACTAATAAAGAAAAAGTTGAACTCGGTCGAGAGAACATTAACCTGCCCGACTTTGACACAAGTCACGTGACAGCTCCTACTTCAACCATGACGGACGACCACAATTTTCCTCCGGCCGACGAGGGCTTATCGCCGAACCCAGATATTGAAATCACCGTAAGAATCTCTCATTTGTCCTCTCTTATCGATTAATCACGTTTCCTATGCTGTCTACGTTGGATCATTGTttaataaatctttttttttttgggggttatGTTCTTCTTCCCGGAAAATTGTGGAGTTTCAGAGCATTTAGCTGCTTAATTGCCGCATTGTGTGAGTTCGTTTTAATGGGGCATGCCGGGTAAAGTTGAAAGTAAAGATGGGTAACTTGCAGCTTGCTGTATAGTTACTTAATTTATTTAACCCCAAAGTGGTAGTAGAATAGAAATTCTTggaattttaattttacttCAGTTTATCATTTGTAGCATGATTGTTGAATTTACTGGAGAAATGTTCAAGGAATTGAAGTTTAATATAGTTGTAGCTACTTGAAATTCACCTAGTTTGTCATTCGTGGTTTGTTGTACTGGTTTACTATTGcttcgtttggattagctgtttttgaccataacagtgtatatgaaaaacttttatatggaattttttttgaattgtttttgtttgtatattactgtagcattgtatttgaaaaacttgtttttgaaacATAGGGAAATATGTTTTCTGGTCGACTTATTTTTGTCCTTTCGGACTCCAGATGGAAGGGAGTTCAGAGGATGGCGAACAACTGCACCAAGATGAAGGCAGCGAGCAAGAGATTGATGGGGAGGAAGTCTTCGGATTTGAAAGTACTGACCTTGGAGATGACAGTAACCAGGTTCTTGCAATTGAACATGTTGATATAGCTAACACTGCTGATCAGATGCTTGGAATTAACAGGGATGACCTTGAGAATGACAAGCAGGTGCTTGATTTTGAAAGGAATGGCCATGATCATAATAGTGAACAGATGCTTGAGATTCAATGTGGTAACCTTGACAACGGCATAGATAGAGATACAGTCATAGACGATCAGAATCTTGTCTCTGGGGCAAAGGACTATCTTCCACCTGTGGTTGGGATGGAATTTGAATCTTATGATGATGCCTATAATTATTATAACTGCTATGCCAAAGAGCTTGGATTTGCAATCAGGGTTAAATCTTCGTGGACAAAACGTAACAGCAAGGAGAAACGTGGCGCAGTGCTCTGTTGTAACTGTGAAGGTTTCAAAACAATGAAAGAAGCAAGCAGTAGAAGAAAGGAAACAAGAACCGGTTGCCTAGCAATGATAAGGTTGAGATTAGTGGAGTCCAACAGGTGGAGGGTGGATGAAGTGAAGATCGAACATAACCATCCATTTGACCCTGAAAGGGTTCAAAACTGTAAATCACACAAGAAGATGGACCCAGGGAGCAAGAGGAAGTTGGAACCATCTGTTGATGTGGAAGTACGGACAATCAAGTTGTATCGTACTCCTGTAATTGATACGGTGGGCAACAGAAGCTCAAATGAAAGAGAGAGTGGGAACCAAGTTGACCAGTCCAAGCATTTGAAACTTCATCAAGGCGAAGCAGAATATATATCTAACTTTTTTGGTCGGCTGCAGTTGACAAACCCCAATTTTTTCTATGTTATGGATCTAAATGATGAAGGGCATTTGAGGAATGTGCTTTGGATTGATTCCAGGTCCAGGGCTGCATATGGTTATTTTGGCGATGTGGTAGCAATCGACACAACTTGTTTGTCAAAAAGCTACAATATTCCTCTGTTGTTATTTGTTGGAGTAGATCACCATCTGCAGTCTATTTTGTTAGCTTGTGGCTTACTTGTAGATGAAACCATGGAGACTTACATTTGGTTGCTGAGAGCATGGCTTTCATGTATGTCGGGACGTCCTCCACAAACAGTTTTAACAGACCGCTGCAAGGCCTTGCAAAGTGCAATCTCTGAGGTTTTTCCCAGGACTCACCATCGTTTATATTTGCCCCTCGTCATGCAAAGCATTCTTGATAAATTAGAAGTGGGGGCATCGAAAGTCTTTCAAGATGTACTTAATAGAACAGTTTACAATTCACTGAAAGCTGATGAATTTGAAATGGCTTGGGAGGAAATGATCCAGCACTTTGGACTCAGAGATCATAAATGGCTTCAGACTTATTACGAAGAGCGAGAAAGATGGGCTCCAGTTTACTTGAAAGATACCTTTTTTGCGGGACTAGTTACTTTTCCTCCAGGAGATTGCATGAGCCCTTTCTTCGATGGGTATGTAAATAGCCAGACAACCTTGAAAGAATTTTTTAATATCTATGAATTAGTTTTACAAAAGAAGCATCAGAAGGAAGCTCTTGATGACTTGGAATCAAGAAAGTATACACCCGTGTTAAGAACAAGGTGCAATTATGAGGTGCAGCTGTCTGAAGTGTACACAAAAGAAATATTTTTGAAGTTTCAAGTTGAGTTGGAACTGATGTCCGACTGTTTTAACGTGACACAAATTCATGCTAATGGCCCCATCATCACATACGTGATAAAAGAACGGGATGCTGAAGGAGACATgaataatgcaagaaattttGAAGTGATGTATGATAAAGTAGGATTAGAAGTTCGCTGTATTTGCAGCTGCTTCAATTTTAGAGGTTACCTGTGCAGACATGCTTTACAGATTCTTACCTATAACGGTATAGAGGATATCCCAAGTCAATATATCCTATCACGGTGGAGGAAGGATTTTAAGCGCTTGTATGCACCTGATATCGGCTCAAACGTAATTGATGTTACCAATCCTGTGCAATGGTTTGATCACTTGTACAGACGTGCCATGCAAGTTGTCGAGGAAGGGATGACTTCTCAAGATCATTATACGGTTGCTTGGCAAGCATTTAAGGAGTCTTTGAATAAAGTTCGTCTTGTAGCAGACAGGCATGTACAATGAAATTATATGCTACTAAGCCAGTGGTTCTTCTTCTGTACAGGAGCTGTGCCCTATTGTTCCATCTTCCATACAATCATACAAGCAGTCCAATTTCACAGTTTGTTGTATAGAGCAATATTGCCTGTATAGTTCCCTTACATGGAATAGGTGCCCTATCCTATTGGAGCATCTTATCATTCTGATTCATTAACAGAAGGCAATCGTGCCTTCGTTTGCCCTTATCCTTTTAAGGCTCTATATATGTGTGGGTACatgcgcgcgcgcgcgtgtatatatatatatatatatatatatatatatatatatatatatatatatatatatgaatgtaTGCATGTATAGTAGAATAAAGGATATTtgttgtgtttggatagtagcaatttacaaaaaataaaaactatttGCTTGTAtcacaaacacatttttcaataattttttttatctttttaatcatctttttaattgatatacatcatatcacaaaaaatgatacactaattatttcaaatgataaattatttcaaataatctctggTCGAAACACACTTGAATGACGCCATAGTTGTGATTTTTGTTGGCGTGGGTACCATAGTAAATTGATGTCATGGagcagactttttttttttttcaagaatttctagataatttacTGCctttttttgggggaaaaaaaagcgTATTTGATAAAAGTTTAAGCAGGGATGGTCACGATTCAAGTTTGAATTAAAGTCGAACCAAAATTCGACCAATAATTTGTTGAACTGGAATTGGGACTGTAATTTGAAAATCAGAACTGGAGTTGACTAAAGATTTAAATTCAGatttaacaaaaaatttgaaTCAAAACCGAACGCTTGATACTGAACCTATTTGACTAGTTTAGAATTTAATATCAATAGTCATCACCTAACACCAGCCGTCCTAATTCTAATCCAACAATCTATTGTCCCATCCCATTAGTAAATTTAGATTCTATAATTATTCTAAATTCAAGACTGATATAATTCAATCAACAATGAagtattttttcataaaatttgcatcatttttcttttttcttacaCATGacaatataataaatttttttttttttgtttccttcatTCGTTGTCATATTTTTTAGAATCAATTTTATAACAACAGGTGTTTAAATATAACTAAGAAATTGGAatcataattaaaaaaaaaatcagaaccaTAACTGGAATAAAGCC
Coding sequences within:
- the LOC140032816 gene encoding protein FAR1-RELATED SEQUENCE 8-like isoform X1, whose translation is MTDDHNFPPADEGLSPNPDIEITMEGSSEDGEQLHQDEGSEQEIDGEEVFGFESTDLGDDSNQVLAIEHVDIANTADQMLGINRDDLENDKQVLDFERNGHDHNSEQMLEIQCGNLDNGIDRDTVIDDQNLVSGAKDYLPPVVGMEFESYDDAYNYYNCYAKELGFAIRVKSSWTKRNSKEKRGAVLCCNCEGFKTMKEASSRRKETRTGCLAMIRLRLVESNRWRVDEVKIEHNHPFDPERVQNCKSHKKMDPGSKRKLEPSVDVEVRTIKLYRTPVIDTVGNRSSNERESGNQVDQSKHLKLHQGEAEYISNFFGRLQLTNPNFFYVMDLNDEGHLRNVLWIDSRSRAAYGYFGDVVAIDTTCLSKSYNIPLLLFVGVDHHLQSILLACGLLVDETMETYIWLLRAWLSCMSGRPPQTVLTDRCKALQSAISEVFPRTHHRLYLPLVMQSILDKLEVGASKVFQDVLNRTVYNSLKADEFEMAWEEMIQHFGLRDHKWLQTYYEERERWAPVYLKDTFFAGLVTFPPGDCMSPFFDGYVNSQTTLKEFFNIYELVLQKKHQKEALDDLESRKYTPVLRTRCNYEVQLSEVYTKEIFLKFQVELELMSDCFNVTQIHANGPIITYVIKERDAEGDMNNARNFEVMYDKVGLEVRCICSCFNFRGYLCRHALQILTYNGIEDIPSQYILSRWRKDFKRLYAPDIGSNVIDVTNPVQWFDHLYRRAMQVVEEGMTSQDHYTVAWQAFKESLNKVRLVADRHVQ
- the LOC140032816 gene encoding protein FAR1-RELATED SEQUENCE 8-like isoform X2 codes for the protein MEGSSEDGEQLHQDEGSEQEIDGEEVFGFESTDLGDDSNQVLAIEHVDIANTADQMLGINRDDLENDKQVLDFERNGHDHNSEQMLEIQCGNLDNGIDRDTVIDDQNLVSGAKDYLPPVVGMEFESYDDAYNYYNCYAKELGFAIRVKSSWTKRNSKEKRGAVLCCNCEGFKTMKEASSRRKETRTGCLAMIRLRLVESNRWRVDEVKIEHNHPFDPERVQNCKSHKKMDPGSKRKLEPSVDVEVRTIKLYRTPVIDTVGNRSSNERESGNQVDQSKHLKLHQGEAEYISNFFGRLQLTNPNFFYVMDLNDEGHLRNVLWIDSRSRAAYGYFGDVVAIDTTCLSKSYNIPLLLFVGVDHHLQSILLACGLLVDETMETYIWLLRAWLSCMSGRPPQTVLTDRCKALQSAISEVFPRTHHRLYLPLVMQSILDKLEVGASKVFQDVLNRTVYNSLKADEFEMAWEEMIQHFGLRDHKWLQTYYEERERWAPVYLKDTFFAGLVTFPPGDCMSPFFDGYVNSQTTLKEFFNIYELVLQKKHQKEALDDLESRKYTPVLRTRCNYEVQLSEVYTKEIFLKFQVELELMSDCFNVTQIHANGPIITYVIKERDAEGDMNNARNFEVMYDKVGLEVRCICSCFNFRGYLCRHALQILTYNGIEDIPSQYILSRWRKDFKRLYAPDIGSNVIDVTNPVQWFDHLYRRAMQVVEEGMTSQDHYTVAWQAFKESLNKVRLVADRHVQ